The Rissa tridactyla isolate bRisTri1 chromosome 1, bRisTri1.patW.cur.20221130, whole genome shotgun sequence DNA segment TGGCCATGGCTTTCAACAagtatgttgccatctgcaaccCCCTGAGCTACAAGTCCATCCTGATCATCTCCCTGGTACTCAAGAATGGGCTGCTGGCTCTAAAGAGGACAGCTGGGCTCATGTTGCCTCTGCCTTTTCTCCTGTCTCCTGCCATACTGCTGCTCCCACATCATTTCCCACTGCTACTGCAAACacacggtggtggtggtggaactGGCCTGTGCCAACACCATGGTCAGTAACATCATCGTGGTTCTCTTCATTCTGGAATTGAAGCTGTTGTTCATCGGGCTTTCCTACCTCAGGACCTTGAGGACCATCTTGAGCTTGGCGTTGAAGGAGGACAGACTGAAGGTATTTGGGACCTGCCTCTCCCACATCTGTGTCATCCTGGTCTTCTACACCCCTGTGGTTCCCTCATCAGTCATCCACAGGTTTGGTTGCCACATTGCCTCTCACATGCGCACCTTTATGGCTAATTTCTACGTCCCTTCCTCCCCCACGGTGTATGGTGTCAAAAACAAGCAGATCCATGACCGGGTGCTCATTGCATTTTTCTCTCAAGAGAATATAAATTCTCACATATCCCATCTACAGGAGCCTGTACGGATATTCATACAACTGCACATGCAAATTGCAGCCTACGATGGGACACAGAAATTAACCCTGGACACATAACTCTGCAGCAAGTGTGTGATCCACTTAAAACAACACCCACCTCTTCTCCTGAATCTTTCCAAGTTTGACGCTTGAGCATTGTGAGAGGATTGTACATATGTGCTGAAAACGGTAGCATTTCAGCTCATCACTGCCTGCagcaagcagcaaagcctgcttGGCAGATTGAGGAGGGTGCTACATCCAGAGGTCAGCCTACGCAGAACTTGAAAATTTTCGGAGAGTTTGGCTTTGACGTCAAGCTGGGCTTGGGCTGATAGTGAGCCAGAGGTAAATAACCTTCTTGTTTGAGCTCCCCAGgctgcatttcttctctttttgtgtgCTAAGGAAATGAGCCGATGGCCTGCAGGTTCTCTCCAAAGAGCTGTGGATGCTGCTGGACCATCTAACTGCGGTGGGTGGGGGAAAGAGGGGCCAAACCATCTTGGGTTGGCAGGCAGCTGGGAGAGGGGTGAGGGTCAAGATGCTAGCCCTCGCTGCCAGGAGAGGGGACGGGTGGTGGGTGATGTCCGCTCCTCGGGCACATGGCACTGGCACAGCAGCCCGGAGCCCCGCGCCTTATCCCAGCCTTTCGGCTGGAACGCAATGGCCGATGATGTGTCTGCCCAGCGGATGGTTGCTCACATTTTCCAGCGTGAGCTCTGAGGACAGTCTCAGTAAGGGTAAGGTTAAACCTTCCGCATGCACCCTATCCCCCCTCAACAGCAAAGGCAGAGCACTGCCCCCTTCCTCCACCCCTGTTTGCAGTGGGGGGCTCAGGGGACCAGCTCCCAGGGTCACGGGGAGGAGCACAGACACTTGTGAGCACTGGTTTTTTAGCTCTCTTTTCAGTTGTGATTGTCCTCATATGACTTAGACGTGATTTCTATTGCCTGAGTTATTTATTGATGTGCTAGGCTGCTGTAAATCTGATTCATAGATCTGTGCTGCAAATAGAGcacaaaaaaaagaatgaaatccaTAATATTTCTACTGAATTAATGTATctacttcttttattttctccaagtCTTAGaataagaaatgtgtttttctgcatAGCTGGCATATTTATAAATCTGGACTATTACAAAAGGAGATTCCTGTTCACAGTGTCTAATGAATTTATGTGTCACAAGAACAGAGTCTGGCCTATTTTACTGGTATATCTATAGCTGTTGCATCCCTGACCCAGCTTTTGCCATCGCAGCCCAGCGGGTAAGAAACCTCCATGTCCAGCAAGCTCACGTTGTACGTGGTGGCTCGTCACCCCCACTGCCATGAGGGTCACAGGGTCTTGTGGGGTCTCTGTTTGCTTCCCCCAAGCTGTCCTCAGCAGTTCTTCTTCCACTGATAAGAGATCTAAGGAAGGGTGTGATTTGGGATATTACAAAGCTTTTTATGAAACCACTATACCCAGGGTAGCAGAGATGAGAGATTATGGGAGAACTTTTGTAATTCTTCATAGTGATAAACGAGACAGTAAAATTCAGTACAGTTTCATTAAAACTGCAGTGCTCTGGCAAAGCACATCCTTGTTTTTGCATAGACGATGTTGTGCTATGAGCTGCCCGTTCCCACTCAGAAATGGGCATCTTGGAGTTATGACTGGTGAGTCCTTGAAAGCATCAGAGTGGTACCCAGTCAATTCTTCACTCCAGACTCCCCTCCTCTCCTTGTCATCACCGCGGGTTTTGCTCAGTCCCCTCAGCAAGGCGATGACTGGTGCAGGTCAGGGTCAGTACACAGCAGTTTCTCTCCGtcactccttccttctcactCATTTCCAATTCTCCATCATCGTCTGACCCACAGCTGCAGTCTCTTTAGGTCTgtacctgctccagtgtgggtccttcatGGATGGCAACCCCTTTAGGGTCTGTCTGTCATGGGCTTCTTCATGGTTACAGTCTCTTTGGGGCTgtacctgctccagtgtgggtccttcacAGGCTGCAACCCCTTCAGGGTCTACCTGTCATGGGCTTCTTCACGGGTGCAGTCCCTTTGGGGCTgtacctgctccagtgtgggtcctccaCAGCCCACAGTCCCTTCAGTGGGAGTTCTTCTACCACCACGAAGCACCTCTACTGCTCTGACCTTGAAGTTCCCCTTGCTGTTCCTCACTCTTTTTGTTCACTTCTCCCTTCTCAGTCAGACATTTTCTGACCTTTCCTAAacatgttttcacagaggcagcACAAACTCCCCTGGCTGGCTCAGCTTCGGTGCACTGTCTAATGCTGATCCAGCTGGAACCATCTGTGTCCAGCGCAGGACAGCCCCGCACCTCCCTCCTGGGCACCCCCGGACCCCCCTCCGCCACCCAGATCTTACCACCTACACCCAGTACGCCTCCCGAAAAATATCTTGAGCAGCAATTTACAAATATTGGCTTGCTTTGTGCTGTGTGGACAATGAATTAATTTGTTCCAAATTCAGAAAATGAAGCTCTTAATCAGATTTGTGCTAGAAATTTATGCTTCCACAAAGCGGTATTTATCTGTTCcttccaaaaataattttctaaattacaGGCAGTGAATAAATGCAAGAAGAAGACGACCAGTGAAAAAGTTAATAGTAGATGAAAATGTTTTGTagtgtctctctgtctgtctcaCTCACCGCCATTCTGGGATGCACTGCAAGGAAAGGAACAAGTCCCAGATAAATCTTAGCTCCTGAAGGGCCCTGACTGCATCCATAAAGCCATCAACCTCCTGAGCTTGTGTAACCTTTTATTACAGTACTAGTGCTTGTTGCACAAATTATATTTGCTCATCAGTTTGCAGTCATAAATTATTGTTATTTGTGCTGTGATAGTGACTGAGAGCCTGCCACGGGCTAAGGCAGCTTGCTGCAGGGTCAAAGCGAAGGAGCACATTCCCCATCCCCAAAGCTACCAATCCAAGTCAAGAAAAGTCAAGAGCTGGGTGCAGTTCAATGGGCAGTTCTGTCATCAgaaattttaattgaaatcagGATCCTCCTCTGTTATCTGCTTGGTCCTCACCCCGTAGATCATGGGGTTGAGCACAGCGGGCACCAGGATGTAGATGTTCCCCATGGTGATATGCACCAGTGGAGCCAGGTCCTTCCCAAACCTGTGCACCACGGACAGCCCAATCAGGGGCATGTAGAAGGCCAGGACCACGCAGATATGGGCAACGCAGGTGCTGAACGCCTTGAGCCTCTCCTTCCACAATGCCAGCCACAAGACAGCCTTGAGGATCAGGATGTAGGAGAGGCAGATGAGGACGGCATCCAACCCCATGACCAGCAGGATGGCGGTGAGGCCGTACACCACACTGGGGGTGGTGTTGGCGCAGGCCAGGTTCATCACGTCCTGGTGCAGGCAGGAGTGTGACTGCAGAAGGGAAGGGGCAGAGTAGGACTTGGTTCTGCTTCTCCTCTGGAACCAGGTGGTGCTCTGTCAGTCTTGGAACAttaagtgtgtttattttttatactgaaaatacATCACTAACATGAGAGCTGCACTGTAGTGCCACCAGAGCAATGCTTTTACAGTGTGAAATGACTGTACGTGCTATCCAGAGTCACAGTCactgaggctggcagggacctctggagatcgtcctgtccaacctccctgctcaggCTGGGTCACACGGAGTAGGTTGTCCAGGACCGTGTACAccttggttttatatttttccaaggatggagaccctacagcttctctgggcaacctgtgccagtgtttgattaacctcatcataaaaaaaaaataaaaaaattgttctgtttaATTGGAATCTCctgtttttttctagtttttgcccattgcctcttgttctttcactggataccactgagaagaatTTGTCTTTGTCGTCATGACTCCATCCCACCAGGTATCATACACATTAAGAAGGCACACCCACGCACAGAATCTCTTTGCCAAGGGAAATACTCCCTCAACAGGGACAATCCCTCCCTTAAGCAGCTTAAGACTCAAAGAGACCAATAGTTGGACTCGTAACTCTTGGTACAGTGTTGATACAGCCCACAGGACCAGCAGCAGGCGAGCATTCTGCGGGTGATTTATCGTCTACTTTTGAAGCAACTGGGATGAGTTGGTCAGCAGGACTACTTCATGTACTAGTCAtcccctttgctgtaccctcctGAACTGCTGTTTGGGGCGCAGAGTTGGGTCCTCactgctgaaaaataattattttttaaaataattgcccTTAATGAGACATCACCTAGGTACTAATGGTGACCTGCTCCCTGTAACCCACCTGAGCAATTTCTACGTTTGGCAAAATcctcccttctgcttttctgtcctgtGCCATTGCCCTGCAATGGTGAGGGGGTGATTCATCTAGACTTCCCTCAACCATCCTGCTTTCAACCGCAGATCAAACGTCACAAACCCTCTGAAGATGCTATTCCTCCTTCATCCCTTTTACACAGTAAGCCATCTCCCAAATCCTCACTCTTCCACGCCTCTAAGCCCCAAACACCTCTCTGCCATtacaccctgccctgccccatgcAGAGCATCCTCCATGTCCACCTTCCCCTGGTGTCCCAACCAGGCTGGGTCTGTGGCCCAGGCTAAGGACAGACCTCCAGAGAATTGCTCTGTACTTCACCAATGCACATCACAGTGGGACACAATAAGGGGCCGATGCtaaaatagataattttaaaaaataacaacctACGTCCCAGTTTCTGTGGGTTTGCCTCTTTGCAGTCCTCCAAGCATCCAGCCCAGGACACACTGTCACTTTCCCGCCTGACACAACAAGGACACGAACACCCGTCCCACCATGGTCATCCCTCAAGTGATTAAGACTGGATTGCGCTGCAGGGGGTTGTGGTTTGACACAAAGCTACTGACGACCGTCATCAGCAACACAGATATCTCCATGAGCAAGACTAAGTGGATGAGAAAGTTTGAGGGAAACAAGCATTGCAGATGACTTCCCGGTGCTTAAACCAGAGTATGCCCAGCACTATATATcctgaagacagacagacagaacaaTGGACAACATCGCCAAGAAATAGTACATGGGCTTTGGTCCTGTCTCACTGCACAGAAGATGAGGAGGCGTTGCCATGACTCACAGGGAGACAGACAGAGTTTCGAGAAGTTTCCAACCCTGGGAAACCTGTTGGGGGAAAAACGCTAACTAAAGTTGATGTTCTTGAATGTTGACATGACCTCCATGCAGATTTGCTTGAGCTCCTAAGCCTTGAGCTGAAGAATGATATTTATCACCTATGCTATTATAGTCGGCAACAAGAATTTAGAAGCAAGAATGAAGCACAGAGAAGCATCAGTGTATCCTGCTTTGAATTCCCGGCtcaggctcagccctgcctctctgaagtcagtggaataTTTGCACTGACTCTAGCAGGAAAGGAGAAGCGCTGCTGTATTTCAAATTCCCAGCACAATCCTGGACCAGCTTACACTATTACCACCTGCAATAGCATTCACAGACTCACACCCCTTTGTGCTGGGCGCTGAACTGTTGCCACAGCTGAAACCATCTGCAGGCCTGAAGGTCTCCTGATGGGGTCCGTCACGGACATGGACACATGGTGTTTGTGGAGGAAGGAGGTGGTGGCAAATGCTTTGTCCCGTTGCAAGCACACACGTTATCTTACACTGAGCAGAAGTCTCGAAGGTAATGGTAAAAAACTGCCTTGCCAAGTCCAAAGTGAGCATGTTTCTGCTTAGTCTAAATCCTGTAGTTTCTGTGTTCGTAGTATAGTTTGTCAATTTGGGCATCTCCCAACCCCACGCTCTCAGCGGGGGCACAAGGTATGCTATGGCAACAACAGGGAAATTTCAAGCTGGTAAATATATTCACAAAATGCCATCTGGGAATAGTTTCTTTCCTCCCACAGTCCTGACAAAGACCTGCCTGACAAGCAAAGCAGTCAGAGCCTTTCTCAGGGTATTTTGCATCATCTGAGCTACAGAAAGTGTCAGAGGGACCGCTCTAACCCCCAGAAAATGCTGGGAACTTCTGCTTGGCTTCAGCTTTGCTCACTGTGAGCTGAACTACATCATGTCTGGAAGGGAACACAGCCCCGAGGAGTGACCGTGCTCGTCTGACGCCCACAGCTCGTTACGCTGCAGCAACTCAGCATCTGAGCTCAGGCTCCTGGTATTTGGCGACAGTTTGGGGTAAGGCCGGGGCAAATCCTGACAATCACAAAAAGTGCAGTGCTGCAGATGGCAGAGGGAACCTCAGATAAAACCAGACTGTAGGATAACAGAGAAGTCACGCATCAACGATGGAGGAGATCCTGGAGACAAAACCCAAGGGCTTCCCAAGGCACCCACAGACCTGCACTTCCCACTGCAGAACAGTTCAGACAGATTCCTTCCATTCATTGTGTATTAGGCTTAAGTCagttagaatcataaaatcatagaaagtTGGTTctatggttggaagggacatttcagatcattgagtccaaccatcaacccaacactgacaaacccaccactaacccatgtccctcagcaccacgtctgcccaacttttaaatccctccagggatgtgTCCCAGCCAGGCTCAGTGCTGCCGACAAGGGACAAGCCACAGGCTGCCCTGTTTTATAGGACACCCTTGCCTGTCCTGGGGGCAGAGCACCGTTGCTGGAAGAACCCAGCTGCTCCAGGTGATTTTGCCTGTGCACGCAGCTCTGCACCATGAAGTGATTCTTGGTTTTCTCCCCACCTCACCAAAACATTCACCTCCTGGACAGGCTCCTTGAGGCCCAGGAGAGAAAAGCGGCTGAGCTGCCCGGCTCGAAGGGTCGTCATCAGtgggaggccagtcactagtgtgACTAGTGAGTcaatactgggaccagtactgtttaatttcttcattattgACCCAGCTGATggggcagagtgcaccctcagcaagtctgcagatggaACAAAACCAGGGGTGGCTGACCATGCCCCTTAAttctcctccagcctcctgctgttttcatttcaggAGGGGTCCGGTCTGCTTTAGGCAGCCCTCAGCAATCCCTCTTCAAGACTCTCCCAATTTCCTTTCGAACTCAAGTAAATAATTTGAATCCACAGCAACCTTCAGCAAGGAGTTCCTCTGATCCTCTGATCCACATGGACACCATCAGACCATGGCAAGTTCTTGTCCCCTCCCTCCTTGCCACCAGCCAGAGAGTGTCACAGCTTTCTACAAGGATGTTGACCAAAGGGTAAGGAAACGCACACAGCCCGAGGCTCCCCACAGTCACGGACAAAGGGATCTCTGCACTACCCACCACCTCTGTACCCCATGATGGTCCTACGGGCAGCTGGAAGCTCCCCACTGCCATGGACATAGGGAGCATCACACCACCCACCATCTCTGTATCCCACCACCACCCATCTCCATGTGAAATTCATCACAGAatcaaaaaaattctcaaaataaagtttctgatTATGAATCCCTTGGCTGGTTCTTTTGGCTTGGGCTGGTTTTGGGAAACTTTGGGGGATTTTTCTTATTGTCCTTGTTTCcttgtattctttctttctttctttctttctttctttctttctttctttctatctatctatctatctatctatctaaatatgatatatgcacatacaaatatacatatataaaaggtACCTATGTATAAAGGGGGGAGCTGCACGGAggcaccctggggtggggggtAGAAGACATAGAAGGCACAAGGGTTGGGTGTCTTCACTTTACAGAATGCAAAAGTTTCACAGAGCAGGGCAAAAGTGTGGAATTTTCTGAATACACactttttgtaaatttttttttttttacagccagtGCCCCAAAGCTGCCTTCACCCCCATTTTTGCACTCTGCCATCTTTTCAGAGACAGGAAAGCCTACTTGTGTACAGTCCCATGGGGCTCACACCCCGTGAAGAGCAAAGAAATCAGCTGTGACTCCCTGGGTGAGACCCATGGGGTTTGCTCTGGCTGATTAAATACGTCGTTCCAGCTCTTTGCCCggtgctgcctgcagcactgtgcacagccagggctggtcctagtccccagccctgtcctctgCTGTCTCCGGGGGTAAGTACAGGGTGGGCTGCCTGAAGATGACAGGATTGAGATGTTCTCCCCCTGCAAGGACAATTTGTTTGAGGGCTTGCGTTAAAACGAGAATTTATAGAAGTCTCTGGCAAAAAGAACAAACCAGCATATTAGAAAAGTGCTAAGATGGCAAATTGCtctgttaaatattaatttccatCTGATATATACAACGGGCTTGATACagagggggcctacaagaaagctggggagggactctggatgagggaggggagccatgggacgagggggaagggttttccactgcaagaggggagactgagctgagatctcgggcagaaattcttggctgtgagggcggtgagcccctggcccaggttgcccagagaagctgtggctgccccatccctggaggggttcaaggccaggttggccggggcttggagcaagctgggctggtgggaggtgtccctgcccagggcagggggtggcactggatgatctttaaggtcccttcccacccaaaccattctgtgattctatgatgctgtgatATGAAAAGCCACCCTAAAAATTGACCTTgatcaataattaaaaaatttcCTCATTCTCTCAAGTGCTACATGAATAGGACATATAAGTTTATTTCTATAATGACTTTGCTCCCCACAGGAGCCAAGGGGGTTCTTCAGCTCCTCAGCTATAGGTTCTGTACATCCTCCTTTACCTCTTTCACCATCCCAGTTCTTTTCTCCCACTGTCTTTCAGGCCTGACCCTTTAGCCATgtgaaaacttgattttttttttctttttttttttctgatagcagATAGGAGTCTGAGGGCGCGTGCGCGTGCAGACAGATTCTGGGACAAACCTCAACCAATTTGTGCTCCTCAGTTACGCAAAACGTATTCATTTCCAGCTGAACAGAGACATGCACTTTTTCCCTGATCCGCTGCGGCAAGAGGCGAGGACGCGCTGCTGTGACCGCGGCTCAGCTGGTGCTTTTAAGATGCACTAAATTCAACCGTGTTTTGCAGAGAAGCCCGTTTGGAATGTTTCTCTGGAAGTCTCCCCGACGTGCCCCAGCCCCCCGTTGCTGAGTGTCGCAGCTGACGGCTCGTGCTCCCGGGGTGGTGAGGCTGCCCAGCAAAGCAGGCGGCTTCCAGAGTGCTTAAATGGAGACCTGGTGTTTGCTGTTGGGTTTTCTAATGGCCTCGGGCAGACGAACCACCACTTCAGGTGCTCGATCTTATTTGAGCCTCCgaatttcttcctttccatttaaCCTTTTTGGCAGCTGTAAAGGACAAATCTATTTTCCTTCCGTCAGGGTTAGTTTGGTTAATTGACCTGCAGGTTTAGCTGATAAAGCTCCCTAAAACGTTACACATTTTGCCATACTtaaacagaaagggaagaaataaatcGATACAGAATCACATATAATGGGGCTATTTCTCACCTCAGAGTGAGACGTTATCTCTTGTGGTCTGACCACACTCAGCCCGGCACAAACATTGACCTTTCTCTGCCTTTGTCTCTCACCCTCTCCATCCCTACTTCCCTCTCCCATCCAGGTGCTTCAGCCTTGGTGGCACCGGCACGGCCAGTGCTGCTTCTCTTGCTGTTCCCAGGGCTGGTTTCCAGGTCTCCATCCCACTTTTCCTCCTCACCCAAGCAGGAGCACTCTGTCCCCAAGCTCTTGTCCTGCCTGTGAGACTGAGAAGCTTTCAGGCACCTCCCAAAGGGCTGAGCACCAAATGTCCCGAAAATCTGGGTAATTAAATGTTGGGGTCTACAACTAGGGGGGACTAAATGGTGCACTGCTCTTTCCTCGTTCTCTGCTGCTATGTACAGCCTAGAGAGTGACCCCGGGACTGGTCCACTgtggcttttcatagaatcatagaatcacagaatggttagagttggaaggcaccttaaagatcatctcattccacccccctgccctgggcagggacacctcccactagaccaggtcgctccaagccccggccaacctggccttgaacccctccagggatggggcagccacagcttctctgggcaacctgggccaggggctcaccgccctcacagccaagaatttctgcccgagatctcagctcaatctcccctcttgcagtggaaaacccttcccccctcgtcctatcatcaTCATTCCTTGGTTGATGTGATGGATATGCATGAGGGCAGCTATGTACAGGGGTTTCTCAGCTCTCAAGAGCTACCGTTGTATCTGGGTTGTGTGGGGTCTTATAGCAGGGCTTTTATTCCAAGACACTATTATTTCCAGACCCTCGGACCATCAGTGTGTGAGATGTCATCTTCCAATAGGACTGGGTCCAGTCCCCTGACCTTCATCCTCACCGGCATTCCTGGTCTGCTGATGAGCAGCTATTGGATGGCGttgcctctctgctgcctgtACCTCCTCATGCTCCTGGGGAACTGTACCTTGCTCTGGATGATAAAGACAGACCACAGCCTCCATACACCGATGTACTATTTCCTCTCCATGCTGTCCTTGGCAGACCTGGGCTTGTCTCTCTCCACCCTGCCCACCATGCTGGCCATTTTCTGGTTCGGGTCCACCTCCCTCTGTTTTGAGGCGTGCATCATCCAGATGTACTTCATCCATTCCTTCTCTGCCATCGAGtctggggtgctggtggccatggctTTTGACCGCTTTGTTGCTATTTGCTACCCTTTGCACTACAACTCTGTCCTGACAAGCTCCCTGATAATGAAGGCAGGGGGGGTGATCTTCATGCGGGGCATCTGTGTGGTGCTACCCGTTGTTGTCCTTATTAAGAAGATGCCTTTTTGCAGGTCCCATGTCCTGTCTCACTCCTTCTGCCTGCACCAGGACATGTTGAGGCTGGTTTGTGGGGATGTCAAGGTTAACAGCTTGTACGGGCTGACCGCGGTGATACTCACCAAGGGGCTGGACTCCCTGACCATCCTCCT contains these protein-coding regions:
- the LOC128902427 gene encoding LOW QUALITY PROTEIN: olfactory receptor 52K1-like (The sequence of the model RefSeq protein was modified relative to this genomic sequence to represent the inferred CDS: inserted 3 bases in 2 codons), translated to MPLNVKLSAYNSMTPSMVFLTGILGLEDTQPWISTHSAVFTIALFGSSTLLYMMKTEPSLHKSMFYFLSMLAVIDLVVSLTTVAKMLSVFWFSAQEITFSACLVQMFFXHIFSIMESVELLAMAFNKYVAICNPLSYKSILIISLVLKNGLLALKRTAGLMLPLPFLLSXLPYCCSHIISHCYCKHTVVVVELACANTMVSNIIVVLFILELKLLFIGLSYLRTLRTILSLALKEDRLKVFGTCLSHICVILVFYTPVVPSSVIHRFGCHIASHMRTFMANFYVPSSPTVYGVKNKQIHDRVLIAFFSQENINSHISHLQEPVRIFIQLHMQIAAYDGTQKLTLDT
- the LOC128906736 gene encoding olfactory receptor 51H1-like; this encodes MSSSNRTGSSPLTFILTGIPGLLMSSYWMALPLCCLYLLMLLGNCTLLWMIKTDHSLHTPMYYFLSMLSLADLGLSLSTLPTMLAIFWFGSTSLCFEACIIQMYFIHSFSAIESGVLVAMAFDRFVAICYPLHYNSVLTSSLIMKAGGVIFMRGICVVLPVVVLIKKMPFCRSHVLSHSFCLHQDMLRLVCGDVKVNSLYGLTAVILTKGLDSLTILLSYTMIIRTILNIVSQETQAKAFSTCISHLCAILIFYIPLIGLSIIHRFGKHLPPLAHTLLADAYLLVPPVLNPLVYSWKTKQIRRRILILLCRKVPQQQV